ttgtcattatttattttaggttgTAGATTTTATTCTAAGCTTAACGAATATGTCTAGTATGCTTTTAGTTTCAATTTCGTTCTCCGTTTGCTTTTAGGAGACTAGGCGCAGGCAGCAGATGGAAGCGGCTGAGAAACGCCGCGCCGAGGAGGCAGCCCGTGGGGTCAAGGATCCAGAGAAGGTGAGACGCATGCAGCTTCGCGCTGAAGAGATGGAGAAGAGAGAGCAGGAGCTCCGTAAGGAGGGGGGAGCGAATTTAAAGGTATATCAGATACGATATAAACTTTGTTCGTTATAAACTTGATTTAATCCTAAATTTGAGACATA
Above is a window of Vanessa atalanta chromosome 19, ilVanAtal1.2, whole genome shotgun sequence DNA encoding:
- the LOC125071370 gene encoding uncharacterized protein LOC125071370, with amino-acid sequence MGIFTSCCRPSATDLLTPDAETRRRQQMEAAEKRRAEEAARGVKDPEKVRRMQLRAEEMEKREQELRKEGGANLKWTAD